The following are encoded together in the Thermococcus sibiricus MM 739 genome:
- a CDS encoding DUF531 domain-containing protein, whose product MLTLSLYNSYDPKKLHEAHLRAIARAAPICYAFDFHLALVGFPFETKKPLEIGSEISKSTTIGESGKYLLELAKTNKFHLLDFPKLGFPPQFGQIVATTRKPDENKNISSLQLAERALRGESFMLVVGLGRHGLPKEIFKLAKYHLDITDGKRISLETCTAIGSIPTKIRTLMEALKWPKKSC is encoded by the coding sequence ATGCTTACTTTATCGTTATATAATTCGTATGATCCAAAGAAGCTACATGAAGCCCACTTGAGGGCGATTGCAAGGGCTGCACCTATTTGTTATGCATTTGATTTTCATCTTGCACTTGTGGGATTCCCATTTGAAACTAAGAAACCTCTTGAAATTGGTAGTGAGATATCTAAAAGCACTACTATAGGAGAGAGCGGGAAATACCTTTTAGAATTGGCGAAGACTAACAAGTTTCATCTTCTTGATTTTCCAAAACTTGGCTTTCCTCCACAATTTGGGCAGATAGTTGCAACCACAAGAAAACCAGACGAGAATAAGAACATATCCTCACTTCAACTTGCGGAAAGGGCCCTTAGAGGGGAAAGCTTTATGTTGGTAGTTGGTCTTGGGAGGCACGGTTTGCCAAAGGAAATATTTAAGTTGGCTAAATACCATTTGGATATAACTGACGGGAAGAGGATCAGCTTGGAGACGTGTACTGCGATTGGTTCGATACCAACAAAAATTAGAACACTTATGGAGGCATTAAAATGGCCAAAGAAAAGTTGTTAA
- a CDS encoding AIR synthase family protein, translated as MLPFGKIRSEVLNNIILKNISVNDPKIVFGPKEGFDAAVLEYDEKNYLVIATDPILGVPKEHFGFFTYHFASSDVAVFGAIPKWLIVNLLLPNGTTEEDLNSVMRELNEECKKYGTSIIGGHTGVYSTTRSFTATTTAIGLVKKDELKLPLAKPGDDIIITKGIAIEFAVGAAWFRTEELKKILSPSQISSLREMYTLETVVKDALLAKKFARGMHDVTEGGLTTLHEIADNSEVGFEVYYEKLHMPPLVKKVVKFYGVNPLTVSSTGTLIIISPQENTSKLIKALHSHGINASTVGKFTEEKERALIKKGRKEEFPKFEKDAYAEMY; from the coding sequence ATGCTACCATTTGGAAAAATTCGGAGTGAGGTTTTAAATAATATAATTTTAAAAAACATAAGTGTTAATGATCCCAAAATCGTTTTTGGGCCCAAAGAAGGGTTTGATGCTGCTGTCCTTGAATATGATGAGAAAAATTATTTAGTAATTGCAACTGATCCGATTTTAGGTGTTCCAAAAGAACATTTTGGGTTTTTCACATATCACTTTGCCTCAAGTGACGTGGCAGTTTTTGGGGCCATACCTAAATGGTTGATAGTTAACCTTCTCCTCCCTAATGGAACAACAGAAGAAGACCTCAATTCTGTTATGAGAGAACTTAATGAAGAATGCAAAAAGTATGGAACCTCAATTATTGGTGGACATACGGGGGTTTATTCTACCACAAGAAGCTTTACTGCCACAACAACAGCTATAGGCCTCGTAAAAAAGGACGAACTGAAGCTTCCTCTTGCAAAACCCGGCGATGATATAATAATAACTAAGGGAATTGCAATAGAGTTTGCAGTTGGTGCTGCATGGTTCAGAACAGAAGAACTCAAGAAAATTCTCTCTCCCTCTCAAATTTCCTCCCTTCGAGAGATGTACACGCTTGAGACCGTCGTTAAAGATGCATTATTGGCAAAAAAATTTGCACGGGGGATGCACGATGTAACAGAAGGAGGATTAACAACACTACATGAAATCGCTGACAATTCAGAGGTTGGATTTGAAGTTTATTATGAAAAATTGCACATGCCTCCTCTGGTAAAGAAAGTCGTGAAATTTTATGGAGTAAACCCGCTAACGGTCTCTTCAACGGGGACCTTGATAATAATCTCTCCTCAAGAAAATACAAGCAAGCTGATCAAAGCCCTTCATTCACATGGAATAAATGCTTCCACAGTTGGAAAATTCACCGAAGAAAAAGAGAGGGCCCTAATAAAAAAAGGCAGAAAAGAAGAGTTCCCAAAGTTTGAGAAAGATGCATATGCAGAAATGTATTGA
- a CDS encoding class I SAM-dependent methyltransferase: protein MNEVYFLTFREARMMLLRNGEVRLNLDLRKTNRIHKVIVKEDKVVFPDESEIEKDILKKIAKDENTVYFLKDSHIYKAAIAHGGFYKLVPTIPPTIEINGIRMHRTKDTNPLKDTRSKVDTVNPRESEFVLDTCMGLGYTAIESAKRGAYVMTIEKDPNVIELARLNPWSWEVFNSQNIQVIQGDASEIIKKFNDETFNVIIHDPPRFSLAGHLYSEAFYKELFRVLKPKGRLFHYVGNPGAKYRKKDLQKGVIERLRNAGFTKVRKVEEALGVVATKP from the coding sequence ATGAACGAAGTTTACTTTCTAACCTTCAGAGAGGCCAGGATGATGCTACTCCGCAATGGAGAAGTGAGGTTAAATTTAGATTTGAGAAAGACAAACAGAATTCATAAAGTGATAGTTAAAGAAGATAAAGTGGTTTTTCCCGACGAAAGTGAGATTGAGAAGGATATTCTCAAAAAGATAGCCAAAGATGAGAATACTGTGTATTTCTTAAAAGATTCCCACATCTATAAAGCCGCAATAGCCCACGGAGGATTCTATAAACTTGTACCTACAATTCCACCAACAATCGAGATAAACGGCATCAGAATGCACCGAACTAAAGACACAAATCCACTAAAAGACACACGAAGCAAAGTGGATACTGTAAATCCACGAGAGAGTGAATTTGTCTTAGATACATGCATGGGGCTAGGGTACACTGCAATAGAAAGTGCTAAGCGTGGTGCTTATGTAATGACAATTGAGAAAGACCCTAATGTCATCGAACTCGCCCGTCTAAATCCATGGAGCTGGGAAGTCTTCAATTCTCAAAATATTCAGGTTATTCAAGGTGATGCCTCCGAAATTATCAAAAAATTCAACGATGAAACTTTTAATGTGATCATTCACGACCCTCCAAGATTTTCTCTCGCTGGACACCTCTATAGCGAGGCTTTCTACAAAGAGCTGTTTAGAGTTTTAAAACCCAAGGGTAGACTTTTCCACTATGTAGGTAACCCAGGGGCCAAATACAGAAAGAAAGATCTACAAAAGGGGGTTATAGAACGATTAAGAAATGCTGGATTCACAAAAGTCAGGAAAGTTGAAGAAGCTCTTGGAGTTGTAGCAACAAAACCTTAA
- a CDS encoding dipeptidase, which produces MIFDAHCDLPTYIYEKRKEGKNAVLENEFAKFFGKYITSRVMAVWSRPEKRATALRYALEVVNTLHKDIIESPSFAFVTTTDEMRNAVKNGKVALWLGLEGGEPIEDSLDLLEIFYKLGVRVLTLTWNLRNAIGDGTFERTKGGLTNFGVEVLGKAEELGILIDVSHLNEQGFWNVIETTAFPIIASHSNAYSICEHVRNLKDDQIKAISERKGVIGVSSIPAFVDKEAPTLEKMVNHIEYIADLVGYKYVGFGFDFVYYLSWWKGESVKGFENEERIPALLAKLDDLFSKKEIEAITFGNFERVFERVIG; this is translated from the coding sequence ATGATTTTTGATGCTCACTGTGACTTGCCTACATATATTTATGAAAAACGAAAAGAGGGTAAAAATGCAGTTTTAGAAAATGAATTCGCCAAGTTTTTTGGCAAATACATAACTTCCAGAGTGATGGCCGTATGGAGCAGACCAGAAAAGAGGGCCACAGCTCTGAGGTATGCTCTGGAAGTGGTGAACACTCTTCACAAAGATATCATTGAGAGTCCAAGTTTCGCTTTCGTAACAACCACTGATGAAATGCGAAATGCTGTTAAGAATGGTAAAGTGGCTCTCTGGTTAGGATTAGAGGGCGGGGAACCGATAGAAGACAGCTTGGATTTACTTGAAATCTTTTATAAACTTGGAGTTAGAGTCCTAACACTAACTTGGAATTTAAGAAATGCTATTGGCGATGGAACCTTTGAACGGACAAAGGGAGGTCTAACAAACTTTGGTGTAGAGGTTTTGGGAAAGGCAGAAGAACTTGGAATACTCATAGACGTTAGTCATTTAAATGAGCAAGGCTTTTGGAATGTAATTGAAACAACTGCATTCCCGATAATTGCATCCCATTCAAATGCGTATTCCATTTGCGAACATGTAAGAAATTTAAAAGATGATCAAATAAAAGCGATATCAGAGAGAAAGGGAGTTATCGGAGTTAGCAGCATCCCAGCATTTGTTGACAAGGAAGCTCCCACCCTTGAAAAAATGGTCAACCACATAGAGTATATAGCGGATTTAGTTGGCTACAAATATGTTGGCTTTGGCTTTGATTTTGTTTATTATCTAAGCTGGTGGAAAGGGGAAAGTGTAAAGGGGTTTGAAAATGAAGAAAGAATTCCGGCCTTATTGGCCAAACTGGATGACTTATTTAGTAAAAAAGAGATTGAAGCAATAACCTTTGGAAATTTTGAAAGAGTTTTCGAAAGAGTTATTGGGTAA
- a CDS encoding Ribonuclease P protein component 3, whose amino-acid sequence MKWIEMDVRSEEAYNQAKEWYDEVVFTKKVYLRDSPNFGELKSDVKGLKEKYGKIALLLITEKPSLIREVKKRIPNALIYVQGGNLRVVRFAIENKVDAIISPEYGRKDSGLDHVLARLAASNDVAIGFSLSPLLRANSYERANILKFMMRNWRLVDKYKVPRFLTSSAESKWEVRSPKDLMSLGINIGMEIPQAKSSLSFYPERILKKKNCEV is encoded by the coding sequence ATGAAGTGGATTGAAATGGACGTTAGAAGTGAGGAAGCTTACAATCAAGCTAAAGAATGGTATGATGAAGTAGTTTTTACAAAGAAGGTATACCTAAGAGATTCCCCAAATTTTGGGGAGCTCAAAAGTGATGTTAAAGGTCTTAAGGAAAAATACGGAAAAATTGCTTTGCTGCTCATCACAGAAAAGCCTTCTCTGATAAGGGAAGTAAAGAAAAGGATTCCAAATGCACTCATTTACGTGCAGGGAGGCAATCTAAGGGTTGTTAGATTTGCGATAGAGAACAAGGTCGATGCAATAATCTCTCCAGAATATGGGAGAAAAGATTCCGGCCTTGATCACGTCCTTGCGAGACTGGCAGCAAGCAACGATGTTGCGATAGGCTTTTCTCTTTCCCCCCTTCTAAGAGCAAACTCCTACGAGAGAGCCAATATTCTGAAGTTTATGATGAGAAACTGGAGGCTTGTTGATAAGTACAAGGTGCCAAGGTTTTTGACTTCCTCCGCTGAGTCCAAATGGGAAGTCCGATCTCCAAAAGATTTAATGAGCCTTGGGATAAACATTGGTATGGAAATTCCGCAGGCAAAATCCTCCTTAAGCTTTTACCCGGAAAGAATTTTAAAAAAGAAAAACTGTGAAGTGTAG
- a CDS encoding mRNA surveillance protein pelota, which translates to MNFKLVVRVKIIHQDPKEGKIKVKVETLDDLWHLYHVIEEGDIVYAKTFRKQSQRSDSLRPEKVQTIPVFLGIKVEKVNFHKFANSLRITGPIVSSSREEVPIGKYHTLAIEENNTITIQKEKWKRHHIERLEEAVKASQRARVMITVIDEGEADIAVVREYGVEHIANITHNLGGKRYNADRESEEKKFFHDLSKTMLEIMERERVDKAIVAGPGFTKENFYKFLSENYPDLAKKVVIEDTSVTGSTGIYEVIRRGTVDKVYHENRVAKEVQLVEKVIEEISRGKLVVYGLKEVEEAASYGAIETLLVIDELMKGEYKDKIEQIMEFVRGTRGEVLIVSSEHEGGEKLKALGGIAALLRYKIK; encoded by the coding sequence ATGAATTTCAAGTTGGTGGTGAGAGTGAAGATAATTCATCAGGACCCTAAAGAGGGTAAAATCAAGGTAAAGGTAGAAACTCTTGATGACCTCTGGCATCTTTATCATGTTATTGAAGAGGGGGATATTGTTTATGCCAAAACCTTTAGAAAACAAAGTCAGAGAAGTGATTCTCTAAGGCCAGAAAAAGTTCAGACAATTCCCGTATTTCTGGGGATAAAGGTTGAAAAGGTTAATTTTCACAAATTCGCAAATTCCCTTAGAATAACCGGCCCTATAGTTTCCAGTTCAAGGGAAGAAGTCCCTATTGGCAAATATCATACCCTGGCTATTGAGGAGAATAATACAATCACGATCCAGAAGGAAAAGTGGAAACGACACCATATAGAACGTTTAGAGGAAGCAGTAAAAGCCTCCCAAAGAGCTAGGGTCATGATAACTGTGATTGATGAAGGAGAAGCGGATATTGCCGTAGTAAGAGAGTATGGGGTCGAACACATTGCAAATATAACCCACAACCTTGGAGGGAAGAGATACAATGCTGATAGGGAGAGTGAGGAGAAGAAATTCTTCCACGATCTCTCAAAGACAATGCTTGAAATAATGGAGAGAGAAAGGGTGGACAAGGCTATTGTGGCAGGTCCGGGATTTACAAAGGAAAACTTTTACAAGTTTTTGAGTGAAAATTACCCTGATCTGGCAAAGAAGGTTGTTATAGAGGATACGAGTGTTACAGGCAGTACTGGCATATACGAGGTTATCAGAAGAGGGACAGTTGATAAGGTCTACCACGAGAACAGAGTTGCCAAGGAAGTACAGCTTGTGGAGAAAGTTATTGAGGAGATATCAAGAGGGAAATTGGTTGTATATGGATTAAAAGAAGTTGAAGAGGCCGCAAGTTATGGAGCTATAGAAACACTTTTGGTTATAGATGAACTCATGAAAGGGGAGTACAAAGATAAAATAGAGCAGATAATGGAGTTTGTTAGAGGAACACGCGGAGAAGTTTTGATAGTTAGTTCAGAACATGAAGGAGGAGAGAAGCTTAAAGCTTTGGGAGGAATAGCTGCACTCTTAAGGTATAAAATAAAATAA
- a CDS encoding signal peptidase I — protein MAKEKLLKGWKGDIVFLIISLIVVFVVHTGLKIALHTESPLVIVISGSMEPTFYRGDVVLLKGVLPDEIKPGNVVVYRRPYTRYPIIHRVKNVMEYNGKRCFVIQGDNNWIHDFYPLDLKEFPYLKTYLPLAEGDVLPCIPEEAIESKALLVFPKIGYPPLVIRERLGLG, from the coding sequence ATGGCCAAAGAAAAGTTGTTAAAAGGATGGAAGGGAGACATTGTATTTTTGATCATTAGTTTAATAGTGGTTTTTGTAGTTCATACTGGATTAAAGATTGCACTTCACACAGAGTCCCCCCTTGTTATTGTGATAAGTGGCTCCATGGAACCTACTTTCTATAGAGGTGATGTAGTACTTCTTAAGGGAGTTCTACCCGATGAAATAAAGCCCGGAAATGTTGTGGTATATAGACGGCCGTATACAAGATATCCGATAATTCACAGGGTAAAAAACGTTATGGAATACAATGGAAAACGGTGTTTTGTTATACAGGGGGATAATAACTGGATACATGATTTTTATCCTCTTGATCTGAAGGAATTTCCATATTTGAAAACTTACCTCCCTCTAGCGGAAGGGGATGTGCTTCCATGTATTCCGGAGGAGGCCATTGAATCAAAAGCTTTGTTAGTGTTCCCTAAAATAGGATATCCTCCGTTGGTAATTAGGGAAAGACTTGGTTTGGGATGA
- a CDS encoding AMP-binding protein: protein MTGMVLGNIDTNDLRYTAEKALETTEFWKEKFMETNIDELTPNSLLSATDKVFITPHDLYDIDKLWPTYIKNLEIFHGVMRTSGTTGDPKRVAFTHDDKKRYRRQARSWALEYLEGSIMASFTAPLPSSSGILAIEGFSDANIRYHQIPIQYLRMRDALIKELRGIKATGIFGLTAAIYNLSLTLPEDIRNDIQLIIMGGETLTKELAKVVLDNFPNAVIFDVFGNTEDGLTGYRLITKKKVTPFTFSDSLIVLKQTKDEGYKEYHEIYITKVMKEGELTGLPLFNYKIGDLAKVVDDRVVNIIRVKDVISLSGAKLHIDQVMDIVHRYPSLIDFVIIYHPLSPENPKPKATIRVGYIGEKPVGVEDEIRELIYEANNPVRYEVEEAKSSELIIEAVPAEEVRKNLPQKPGKTKRIFIVGRDI, encoded by the coding sequence ATGACAGGGATGGTACTTGGGAATATTGACACCAACGATTTGAGATATACAGCCGAGAAAGCACTTGAAACAACGGAATTCTGGAAAGAAAAATTCATGGAAACAAATATTGATGAATTAACTCCCAACAGCTTGCTTTCAGCTACTGACAAAGTTTTCATAACTCCTCACGATTTGTATGATATAGATAAACTGTGGCCCACGTATATAAAAAATTTAGAAATCTTCCACGGGGTGATGAGAACAAGTGGAACTACTGGGGATCCAAAAAGAGTAGCCTTTACACATGATGACAAAAAAAGATATCGTCGTCAAGCTCGTTCTTGGGCCCTAGAATACCTAGAAGGCTCTATTATGGCCTCGTTTACTGCTCCATTACCATCTTCATCTGGAATTCTTGCGATTGAAGGATTTTCAGATGCAAATATTAGGTATCATCAAATTCCCATCCAATATCTACGAATGAGAGACGCACTAATAAAGGAACTACGGGGGATAAAGGCCACAGGAATATTTGGGTTAACTGCTGCAATATACAATCTTAGCCTGACTCTTCCAGAGGATATAAGAAATGATATTCAGCTCATAATTATGGGTGGAGAAACACTAACAAAAGAGTTAGCAAAAGTAGTTCTTGATAACTTTCCAAATGCAGTAATTTTTGATGTATTTGGAAACACAGAGGATGGGCTAACCGGCTATAGATTAATCACAAAGAAAAAAGTAACTCCATTTACCTTTTCAGACTCTCTAATAGTCCTTAAACAGACCAAAGACGAAGGGTACAAAGAATATCATGAAATTTATATAACAAAAGTTATGAAAGAAGGAGAACTTACAGGGTTGCCACTGTTTAACTACAAGATCGGAGATTTGGCAAAAGTCGTTGATGACAGAGTCGTGAACATAATCAGGGTAAAAGACGTTATAAGCTTATCTGGAGCAAAACTCCACATAGACCAGGTTATGGACATAGTTCATAGATATCCCTCCCTAATAGACTTCGTGATAATCTATCACCCGCTCTCCCCAGAAAATCCAAAACCAAAAGCTACAATAAGGGTAGGATATATAGGAGAAAAACCAGTGGGCGTAGAAGATGAGATAAGAGAGTTGATATATGAGGCAAATAATCCAGTTAGATATGAGGTAGAAGAAGCTAAATCATCAGAGCTTATAATAGAGGCTGTTCCAGCGGAAGAGGTTAGAAAGAACTTACCTCAAAAACCAGGAAAAACTAAAAGAATTTTCATTGTTGGAAGAGATATCTGA
- a CDS encoding DUF835 domain-containing protein: protein MIDYSMFSTIQGMIVIIADLLAFALILRVYQKTKRRSAMFISLAWFFDFLTVISYTGLNPYAVGFFLSMVSMLMFYGVLELCKEEDRAVALLKIFPIPLMAPLLALYFIGLGILAKIGMINITSGFIIMAGTHATAGVFFLLAGFSIKSIEEIYSRKARYLFVGLVLFGLHLFPIPIIYGLPSRVQEVYPIIGYATSAVLIVFLTALTIKLMYSDEFSRLKTLEIPQIRIEPGVLIVDKKRYAILKEKLKDIPVLAFVRDLKEASDVWERYFITTITKEGKDNFISPTNLERITELSYRYLRMMEEKGSRGVIVLDCVEYLLMYNDFSSVMKFLNKIKDFVMHYKGTLIIVVEKEAFEDQQWALLMRLLEKAQ, encoded by the coding sequence ATGATAGACTATTCAATGTTCTCCACTATTCAAGGGATGATTGTGATAATAGCAGATCTCTTGGCGTTTGCTCTTATTCTGCGTGTCTATCAAAAGACCAAACGTAGATCTGCAATGTTTATTTCATTGGCCTGGTTTTTTGACTTTTTAACAGTAATCAGTTATACTGGGTTAAACCCATATGCGGTTGGATTTTTCTTGAGCATGGTCTCTATGTTGATGTTTTATGGTGTTTTAGAATTATGCAAAGAAGAAGATAGAGCCGTAGCACTGTTGAAAATATTCCCAATTCCTTTAATGGCACCATTGCTTGCTTTATACTTTATTGGCTTGGGAATTCTAGCAAAAATAGGAATGATTAACATAACAAGTGGGTTCATTATAATGGCAGGAACTCATGCAACTGCTGGAGTGTTTTTCCTGTTGGCAGGATTTTCTATTAAGAGCATTGAGGAAATATATAGCAGAAAGGCGAGATATCTTTTCGTTGGGCTGGTGCTTTTTGGACTTCACCTCTTTCCGATTCCAATAATTTATGGCCTCCCTTCACGTGTTCAAGAGGTGTATCCAATAATTGGATATGCAACATCAGCAGTATTGATTGTCTTTTTAACGGCTCTCACAATAAAACTAATGTATTCTGATGAATTCAGTAGGCTGAAAACATTAGAAATTCCTCAAATTAGGATAGAACCTGGAGTTTTAATAGTAGACAAGAAAAGATATGCTATTCTAAAAGAAAAATTAAAAGATATTCCAGTATTGGCATTTGTTAGAGATCTAAAAGAAGCGTCTGATGTTTGGGAACGCTATTTCATAACCACAATCACTAAAGAAGGCAAGGATAACTTTATCTCGCCAACCAATTTAGAGAGAATTACAGAGCTTTCGTATAGATATCTGAGAATGATGGAGGAAAAAGGAAGTAGAGGAGTTATTGTTCTTGATTGTGTGGAGTACTTGTTAATGTATAATGATTTCAGTAGTGTAATGAAGTTTCTAAATAAAATTAAGGATTTTGTCATGCATTATAAGGGGACTCTTATAATCGTTGTGGAAAAAGAGGCCTTTGAGGATCAACAATGGGCTCTCCTAATGCGTTTGCTTGAAAAGGCACAATAA
- a CDS encoding HD domain-containing protein, which translates to MKPKIIHDPIHGSMKISGLILDLIKTPEFQRLRNIKQLGLAYLVYPGANHSRFEHSLGTYNIAKRLGQELELSEEERTILEAGALLHDIGHGPFSHTFEQIYEHYVREYDHMHLGQNIILGKIDIIEGEIEERQFIPEILDFYGYKPKEVADLVLGKYQKRYLGQALHGDVDVDQIDYLIRDAHYTGVAHGIIDLERLLKILRIHNNELVVDEKGVEAVEGMMVARSLMYSRVYFHHTVKIAESMLTRALEFALEDGYLWEFWKMTDCRVLVELEDLEGYPAEIVKRVKYRDLFKAALLLNADELTTEEKRELLNVYKDIKKRQELERILANAVGAREGEVLIEFSTADLMLTEPRLKSTEIGVLMHNGEIRSLTKVTPLANALKRRQTPRWAILIAAPAKYVKKIRDVWRKVIFS; encoded by the coding sequence ATGAAACCAAAGATAATTCATGATCCCATACATGGGAGTATGAAAATAAGTGGACTAATTTTAGATCTCATCAAAACCCCAGAATTTCAAAGATTGAGGAATATAAAACAACTTGGATTAGCATATCTCGTTTATCCAGGTGCAAATCATTCACGATTCGAGCACTCTTTAGGTACTTACAACATTGCAAAAAGACTTGGTCAAGAACTAGAATTAAGTGAGGAAGAACGGACAATCTTAGAAGCAGGAGCACTCTTGCATGATATCGGTCATGGCCCATTTTCTCATACTTTTGAACAAATATACGAGCATTATGTAAGAGAATACGACCATATGCATCTGGGACAAAATATAATCCTTGGAAAAATCGATATAATAGAGGGAGAAATAGAAGAAAGACAATTCATCCCGGAGATATTGGACTTTTATGGCTACAAACCAAAAGAGGTTGCTGACCTTGTTTTAGGCAAATATCAGAAAAGATACCTTGGACAGGCCCTCCATGGGGATGTAGATGTGGATCAGATAGATTACCTCATCAGAGACGCTCATTATACTGGCGTGGCACATGGAATAATTGATCTCGAAAGACTTCTTAAAATACTTAGAATACATAACAATGAACTAGTAGTGGACGAGAAAGGAGTAGAAGCTGTTGAGGGAATGATGGTTGCTAGATCTCTGATGTACTCAAGAGTCTATTTCCACCATACCGTAAAAATAGCTGAAAGTATGCTTACACGAGCCCTCGAGTTTGCCCTTGAGGATGGCTATTTATGGGAATTCTGGAAAATGACAGACTGTAGGGTTCTTGTTGAACTTGAAGACCTAGAAGGATATCCAGCAGAAATTGTAAAACGTGTTAAATACCGTGACCTGTTTAAGGCTGCTCTACTTCTGAACGCTGATGAGTTGACTACTGAGGAAAAGAGAGAACTATTGAACGTATATAAAGACATCAAAAAAAGACAAGAGCTTGAAAGAATACTAGCAAACGCTGTTGGTGCAAGAGAGGGAGAGGTCCTCATAGAATTCTCCACAGCAGATTTAATGTTAACTGAACCCCGTTTGAAATCAACAGAAATTGGAGTATTAATGCATAATGGAGAGATAAGATCACTTACTAAAGTCACCCCCCTTGCAAATGCTCTAAAAAGAAGACAAACACCAAGATGGGCTATTCTAATTGCAGCACCAGCCAAGTATGTAAAGAAAATAAGAGACGTCTGGAGGAAAGTTATCTTCAGCTGA
- a CDS encoding RNA-binding protein yields the protein MAKLQAHHIRVSTFGHATEDPEKVLEAMGTFFPEDIPSEDIEFEIIETEGYFGNPIKVINAEVKRSRSVKKMLEHIKNLLSEEDKEYLLENLEEKVDEAGTFFIRFSKQRAYLGEAVIGEGEDVIQVKIKVKAFPMRKETVVKSIKEWLSE from the coding sequence ATGGCAAAGCTTCAGGCTCATCATATAAGGGTATCAACCTTTGGTCATGCAACAGAAGATCCAGAAAAAGTCCTCGAAGCCATGGGGACTTTTTTTCCCGAGGACATTCCGTCAGAAGACATAGAGTTTGAGATAATCGAAACCGAGGGATATTTTGGAAACCCAATAAAAGTGATAAACGCCGAAGTGAAGAGGAGCAGAAGCGTAAAAAAGATGCTGGAACACATTAAAAACCTCCTGAGTGAAGAAGATAAAGAATATCTCCTGGAAAACTTGGAAGAGAAAGTTGATGAGGCCGGGACTTTCTTTATCCGCTTCAGCAAGCAGAGGGCGTACTTAGGAGAGGCAGTAATAGGGGAAGGAGAAGACGTTATCCAGGTCAAGATAAAAGTTAAAGCCTTCCCAATGAGAAAGGAAACAGTTGTAAAGTCAATTAAGGAGTGGCTGAGCGAATGA
- a CDS encoding 50S ribosomal protein L15e: MGMYKYIREAWKNPKKTYVGDLLKQRMIKWRREPGIVRIERPTRLDRARNLGYQAKQGYVLVRVRVRKGGRKRPRWKGGRKPSKMGQVKYSPKKSLQWIAEEKAARKFPNLEVLNSYWVGEDGMYRWFEVILVDPHHPVIKSDSKIAWIAGKAHKGRVFRGLTSAGKKSRGLRNKGKGAEKVRPSIRAHRGRGK, encoded by the coding sequence ATGGGAATGTACAAATACATTAGGGAAGCTTGGAAGAATCCAAAAAAGACATATGTAGGAGACCTATTAAAACAGAGGATGATTAAGTGGAGAAGGGAACCGGGCATTGTGAGAATTGAAAGACCCACCAGACTTGACAGGGCTAGAAACCTGGGATACCAAGCTAAACAAGGTTATGTTCTTGTAAGAGTTAGAGTGAGAAAAGGTGGAAGGAAGAGACCAAGATGGAAGGGTGGAAGAAAGCCCTCTAAGATGGGTCAGGTTAAGTATTCACCCAAGAAGAGCCTCCAATGGATTGCCGAGGAAAAGGCAGCTAGAAAGTTCCCCAACCTTGAGGTTCTTAACTCCTACTGGGTTGGGGAGGATGGTATGTATAGATGGTTTGAGGTCATACTTGTTGATCCACATCACCCAGTTATAAAGAGCGATTCAAAAATAGCGTGGATTGCCGGAAAGGCCCACAAAGGTAGGGTCTTTAGAGGACTCACAAGCGCTGGAAAGAAGAGCCGTGGCTTGAGGAACAAGGGTAAAGGTGCGGAGAAAGTTAGACCAAGCATCAGAGCCCACAGAGGAAGGGGTAAGTGA